TTTTATATACATAGGCCAATACTTCTGCTACTGCAACATATAATTCTGCCGGAACCATTCCATCCAATGGTACAATTTTATACAATGTTCGGGCAAGCGGTTTATTTTCAACTACAGGAATTTTATTATTTTCGGCAATTTCTCTTATTTTAAAAGCCACAAAATCCACACCTTTTGCTACAACCTGAGGAGCAGGCGCTTTTGTTGTGTCATATCTTAAGGCGATGGCATAATGAGTCGGGTTTGTAATTATAACATCAGCAGAAGGAACAGAACCCATCATCCTTTGCATAGCAAAACGCATTTGGATTCCTCTGATTTTTGATTTAATCATAGGATCTCCTTCCTGATTTTTGCGTTCGTCTTTTGTTTCCTGCTTAGTCATTTTGATAGATTTTTCATATTCATAATCCTGATATTTTTTATCGATTATGCCGAGGACAAAAAGTACCAAACAAATCTGAAAGAATATTTCAAATAAAACACTGCCTATTACATGAATAGAGGTCATGATATCAGACCCCAAAAGGGAAACAAGTTCTACTTCTCTTTTTTTAATAACAGAATAACCTATGGCTCCGACTATTGAGCCTTTAATAATGGATTTGGCCAATTCAACAAAACTTTTCAGCTGAAAAAATTTTTGAAAACCTTTAATTAGTTTTTCAGGACCTAGTTTAGAAAAATCAGGCGTAATAGTTTTTGTTGTAAATATCGGACCAACCTGTATAAAGTTTATTGCTACACCTGCAAGCATTATAAAAAGCATTATCGGTAAAAGTATATTTATTGCAGACCATACATAATTACTAAAAAAACCGACAAAATTTTCTTTGGTAACAAGATGAGGATTCAGATTTGAAAGTGTGTTTACCGTAATATCCCTGAGTTTTTCGCTAACAAACGGCGCAAAAATAGAAAGAACCCAAAAACTTATTGTCAAAGTAACAGCCATGTTAAGATCTTGACTTTTGGATACCTGCCCTTCATTTTTTGAATCCTGCCTTCGCTTGGGCGTCGCCTTTTCTGTCCGTTCGTCTGTCATTTACTTTCCTTAATAATTACTTATCAAACAAAAATACCGTTTAGATTTGAAAGCAGTTCGCTAAAAAGTTTTGAGAGGTAAATCGTTGTAGATGGCATTAATAGTAACATAAGCATAAGTCCCACGTATATTTGAGAAGGCATTGCAACCATGAATACGTTTAATTGAGGCAAAATTTTAGAAATAACGCCCAACAATATAGTCTTGATAATGAGTATGGAAAAAACAGGAATTATTATACTAAAAGCTATTAAAAAAAGTTGTCCTGCGAAAAAAAGCAATTGTTGGGTTATTTGACCCGAAAAACTAAAATTCAAACCTATCGGAATTGAATGATAGCTGTCATAAACTGTAGAAAATAGCCATTGAGGGCCGTTTAAAGTAATAAAAACCATACTTGCAATAAATAAATAAAACTGCCCGACTATAGGAGTGTGCTGTTTTGTTACGGGGTCAAGGGCGTTAGCAATAGCAAGACCCATTTGAATACTTAAAATCTGTCCGCCAATTTCAACGGCAGTAAATAAAAGAGAAGATGCAAAACCTATAAGTACACCTACAGCGGTTTCTTTAAACAGTAAAATAGAAAGAGAAATAAGGTCATGCGGAGCAGAAAAATTTGTATTCTGAAGCACAAAAGGGTACATAATAAATGCACATAAGGCCGCAAGAGCTACCTTTACCTGCATTGGAATAGGGAAGGTGGAAAATAATGGCGCAGTTGTGAGCATTCCGGTTAATCTTGAAAGAACCAGAATAAAAGTAATAATGCTTTCAGTTGAAAAAAATATAGAAAAATCGTGTGTCATAAGATTTATGATCTTTTTAATTAGCTAATAATTAGTGTATATATGTCAGAAGATTTGTAAACAGGTCGTTTGTAAAGGTTATGTACATTTCAACCATCCATGGGGCAAGGAAAATAATAGTTAAAATACCTGCCAAAATTTTTGGAACAAAAGTTAAAGTTGCTTCCTGAATTTGAGTAACCGATTGAATAACACCGATACTAAGCCCTACTCCCATACTTACAAGCAAGACAGGTCCTGCTAATTTTAGAATTAGGAGCATTGTTTGTTGCAATATTGTAATAAATTCCATTTGGGACAATTTTATTTTCCTCAATTATTAGTAGTTTGTCATTACGAAAAGCCCATGACCAGAGATTTTGCTATTAAATGCCAGCCGTCTACAAGTACAAAAAGTATTATCTTAAACGGAAGAGCTATCATTGTAGGCGGCAAAAACATCATACCCATTGACACAAGTATGCTTGAAATTACGATATCTATTACCAGAAACGGAATAAAAATCAAAAATCCGATTTCAAAAGCTGTTTTTAACTCGCTTATTACAAAAGCCGGCATTAAAACAAAAGTAGGAATATCAACCATAGAGGTCGGTTTTTCAATTTTGCTTAACTTAACAAAAAGAGCAAGATCTCCCTCGTTTGTTTGCCTGAACATAAACTGCCTTAATGGTTCAATACCCCTTTTTAGGGCAGCTTCCTGTGTTATTTCACTTTTCATATAGGGCTGAAGTGCTTTTTCGTTTATTTCTCCAATCGTTGGAGACATTACAAAGAAAGTAAGCATCAATGCTAATCCGACTATAACCTGAGTAGGCGGAAGTTGGGCAGTACCTATGGCCTGTCTTGTTAGAGAAAGAACTATTACAATCCTTGTAAAAGCCGTTGTCATAATAAAAATACTCGGAGCAAGCGTCAATACAGTAAGCCATATTAAAATTTGCAACCCTTTGCTAAATTCCTGAGGGGAAGAGGCATTTTTAAAGTTTATGTCAATATTTGGAACAGCCATCTGGGCTTTAGCTGAAAGCGCACCTAAAAGCACCACACCGAGCGTCATAAAAATAATGATATAAAATTTTCTCGAATTTTTTTGCGAAATTGGAGTTAATAAGCCTGAAAGACAGCTTTGCTGACCCGTAAGGCTTGAACTCATTCTCTGCCACATTTTGAGGCTCTCCCTGATTCTTTTATCTCTTTCATGTTATTAAGTTGGGAAGATGCTTGCATCGTTCCCGAGATTACCCGGCTATTAATCCAAAGATATATATTAGACTAAAATAAGTTTATATAAATAAAAGAGTATATTTTTTCTTTAAATATGGCAAAAGTTTGACAAAATCTTTACAGTTGGGCAGGTTTTTTAATTAATCAATTGTTTTTTTGAAGCGGCAGATCTTTTAATTTCTTCGCAAATTCTTTCGATATAGTTGGCAAAGGCGCTAAAGCAGGTTTTTCTTTTGTAAATTTCACTTTATGCAAAACTTCTTTTTCCGATGAATTTAAATTAATTATTTCTATAGAAAAATACGATAAAATTGATAAAACCCCCAAGACTGCAACGGAATAAATAATTTTTCTTCGTTTTTGAGTAAAGACAATTTTACTTATAATATTGTCCGTATTCGTTTTTTCAGGAATTTCCAGTTCTTCGGTTGAATGTTTAAAATAATTAGCAATGGCTTTTTGAGTTGTTTTCAATTCTTTGTAAGCCTGCCTGCAATAATTACATTCAAGCAAATGTTCATAAACTTTTGCAAGCTGTTCTTTTGACAACTCATCATCAATAAAAGCCGATAAATCTTCAGAAATTTCGCTGCAAACATCGGATTTTGAAAAAATATCTGTCATTCATCACCTCTTTCATGTTCAAGGTAAGGTTTAATCTGGTTCTGAAGTTTTGTTCTTGCTCTTGCGAGTCTTGATTTAACTGTACCAATGTTAGTTTTTGTAATTTCGGCTATTTCTTCGTAGCTTAATCCCTGTAGTTCCCTTAAAACGATAACCAGCCTGAATTGTTCGGGCAAATCGTTTATAGATTCTTTGATTACTTCGTCAAGCTCCTTATTCAACGTTTTTTCTTCAGGCATTTTGCCTGTGTCGGCGATATCTCTTGAGGGACTTGCTTCGTCTTCCCCTGTATTCATATAAGGTGTATCTATCGATATTGTAGCAAGCCTTCTGGTTTTTCTTCTAAGCTCGTCATAAAAAAGATTTATTATTATTTGATTTAGCCAGAATTTAAAAGTTACAGGTTTTTTAAGTGTTTTAATCCCCCTTGTCATCCGAAAAAGGGCTTCTTGCGCTATATCAGCTATATCTACCCTGTTAGGATCAAGGTGGTACAAAGTATTATAGATTATTTTTTCATGTCTTTTTATCAATTCTTCGAGCGCAAGCTTATCGTCTTGCTGACATTTGATTATCAACTCCGTAAGGTTCATATTCTTATAAATTAAGCGTAAATTTTCTTTCAAATGAACCTCCGCCCCCTTAATTAAGAGGATTTTGCCATCGGAACAAATTTGTATTCTGATTTATCTGCAAATAAATTTTTATAGGGTTTAATTTCTCTGAAAACAAGTATTTAAGCCGACAAAAATTATTTATATAAACATTTACAATTTGTAACTTAAGATTTTGTCATATTAAATTTTTTAATGGTTATTTATAGAGTTTAAATTGTTTATTTAAATTTATATACGGTCAATTCAGCTAAATTTTTTTCATAATATTACCGGAAAAGGTATTTTTTTGTATTTTAATACCAATTCGCGCTCGTAAAGTATTTTCTTTTTCGGGAAAATCCAGCTTTGCCGGTTTTTCTGGAAACAAATTCGTTTTAACGTGAATTGCAGGATAGTCGAAATCTACATGAATATTGATATTGTCATTCTGAGGGCTTTAGTCCGAAGAATCTGTTCAAAAAAGTATTTAAGCTTAAAACCAAAAAGGGACAGATGTTGAGCAAAGCGAAACATCTGTCCCTTTTATTTTTATAGATTGCTTCGCTATGCTCGCAATGACGATTTTGGCAATTTAGTCTAAAAGCCTTTAATACAAACTGTTAATTAATCCTGTTGCCTCAGAGGGACAGTCTAATTTAATAATTATAAATAGTAGAATCATCGTTATAATTTGTCATGTGAACAAAAGTATAAAGCACGTCTGTCCTAAACCATTTTGAGCCTATTTCAAGAAGAATTTTTATAGCTTCTTTGGAATTACTGACTTTTATAAGACCTTTTCCCGAAGTTAAATCATCATAAAGATTGCATACCATTACGATATGAGATTCGAAAGCTATTTTGTTGCCTGAAAGCCCGTAAGGGTAACCGGAGCCGTCTCCTCTCTCATGGTGCTGCAAGGCAACTTTGGCTATGTTTTCAGAAAGCTTGAGTTCTTCTGTGATTATTTTGTACCCCAGACGCGGATGAAGTTGAATAAGCTTTGTTTCAGCAGGGGAAAGGGCTGTTTTTTCAAGCACCTGTTTTGGCAGTCTGGTTTTCCCAATGTCGTGAAGCATTGCCGCAAGGGTTATTTCCTGTATTGAATTTTGTCCCATTTTTAATTTATCTGCCAGGACAGTACTGAGCATCGCAACATTTATTCCATGAGAATAACTATAATCACCGGTTAATCGTAATTGAGATTTGTAAAGAATATTATTGACTTCCGGCAAAATTTCTTCAACAATTTTGTCTCTCACGTCAAAGCATGCAGCCGTATCTTTAATACCTTCTTTGTCAAAAGAATCAAGAATGTTCTTAAACTGGTTTTTTATAGCTTTTTGAGTTTTGATCGGAATTACGGAAGTTTCATTTTCATATTGATCTTTAATATCATAAGCTTGATAAATTTTTTTGATTTCTTCATCTTCGGCATTTTTTGTATTTGAATAAGCTGAATCTTCATCATAATCAAAATCTATAATTTCAAGATCTTCAGTTTTTTCTTTTATGTACAGAACAGGCATATATTTTAATTGCAAAATCTTGCCCGGAGTTAGAGTTTCTCCTGCCTCAAAAAGTCTTTTCCCGTTTTCATTAAAAACGTCAAACGGGAGCAGTTTATAATTTATTAGATCGTCTACTGATACAACTTGCAATTAGGTAATCCTATTTTTTACGCTTATAAAACATTTTAAGTTATTCTTTGCTTAATGTACAGATTTTCAATAACTTTAAAATTATATATTAGTGGTATAGCTTGAGTCATCCTCTTCAAGTTCGGCAATATTTATTACTTCAGTTTCATCTTCATCCTGATAGCCGACAGTGTAATCCAGTTCTATATTGCCAATATCCTCTTCGAGCATTTCGATTTCTTTTTTACCGAATTCTTTAACTCTTCCATCTTCAAGTTTTACAACAATATTTGCATTAAGAAAATGCAGTGCGGCTACTTTTCCTATGCCGTCAGGAGTCATTACACTACTGCCTATAGGCGGCATATCCGCTGCGGCATCAATATAATTTGAGTATTCATAATTTAGGCAGCACAAAAGACGTCCGCATACACCGGAAATTTTGCTCGGATTAATCGGCATTCCCTGATCTTTTGCCAGTTTTATATTTATAGACTCAAAGTTAGAAAGAAAAGAACAGCAGCAAAACTGTCTTCCGCAAAGTCCTATTCCTTCAATGATAGCTGTTTCATCTCTGACCCCGATGTGTCGCAAGTCAATACGGACTTTTCTAAAAGTTTGTGTTAAATCTTTAAGCAGATTTCTAAAATCAACTCTGTGAGGAGCTGTATAATAAAAAGTTACTTTTTTTTCATCAAATGTATATTTTGTGCTGATAAGCCTCATAGTTAATGAATGCGTTTCAATAAGCTCTGTACATTTGAGAAAAGCAGCGGTTTCTCTTTCCTGTATAATTTCATATCTTTGTAAATCTACAGCGCTCAATGCTCTTACATAAGGAAGAGGTTCAGGAAGCTGATCGCCCCATTTTTGAAAAACACATTGGGAAATTCTTAATATTTTAGCTACTTCTTGACCTTTTTCTGTTGTAATAAGAACCATTTGACCGTGTTGAAGTTCTTCTTCACAATTTTTTGGCATTTTAACAGGATACAGTCTGTTTTTTAATAGTCTTACTCCATATTTATACATATTTTTAAAAATTTCCTCAAAAATGTTTATTCCTAATTATATTATACGATTTTAAATTAAATATAAAAAACTTAGCAAAAATTTAGAAGCTGCCTTGTTAAAATCAAAACCGCCTTCTCAAACAAGCCCTTTATTCTTTTAACCGCAGTCCCTAAAACGAGTCTTTAAAGCTTATATCTTAATTTTTATATTTTTAACAAGACAGGCTCTTCTATAAAAAATCCTTGTAACGATTGTAACAAAGTGTTGCGATTTCAATGCGAAACTGTCTCAACTTTTTTTTGAGTGGTTTTTGACCTCATATGAAATTGAATTTTTAAATAAACTCCTAATAAGCTACACCGCTTTTGCTTATTATTTTTCATTTATCAATTACTTTTACGAGCGGTATAAGAGGTAAATAAACATGATTAAGAATGAGCAAAATATTTCTTTTACAGGAATATTGGGGAATTATAAAATGAAGAAAGTTCTTAAATCTGCTTTAGCTGCCAGAAAAGCTCCAAGTGTAAATGTAAATTATCCTCTGGACGAACTTTTAATTACCAAAAAAGTTGCTGAAGCGGTGACTAATTTTGTAAAAGAATCGCCTAATAAAAAAAGTTATAAAATTGCATTAAAAATAGCTGAAGAATTCCCTTTGATAAAATATCTTGAACCTGCCTTAAAAAACACACAAGAATTAAAATTATCTGATATTTTATCAAATCATTTTTTAGAATTATCAAAATCAAGAGAGCATTTAAATAAGCAATTAGATAAATTTTTGAACAACATCCTCCAAAAATTTATTCTCTAAGAGGAGAACCCCATTTAAAAATTCTTATGTTGATCAAAATAAAGATGGCACTTTGTTATTAACAAATGGAGATAGAAAAGAAAGACAAACTATATTTAGAGCAATGAAAGAAGTCTATAAAGGATCTAAAGACGAACAAATAAACCAAAAAATCAATCAGGCCTTCGCTCAAAGAGCTATTACTATTGATGTTAATGATTTAAGGCAGTGGTCAAGACAATAATATTTCGGCACCTTGCCGAAGTAAAATCTCAAACATAAAAAGATAGCGGGAAATACCCGCTATCTTTTTATGTTTATTTTCCGAAATTAAAATTTATTTATATTGATTTTCTGACGGAATCTCTAATCTTTCAAAAAAGGCGTTTGTCTCACTTTAAAACCTGCCTCTTTTAAATCATCAGCAAGAAGTTTTTCAGATAATTGATTATGCCCGATAAATATATGTGTCCCTGTTTCGGATTTTTTTTCCAAAAACTTTAGAACACTGTCAGGCAGAATTTTAATGCGTGAATTTAGATAACCAACAGCTTCAGAAAATTTCACAATAATCGGGTTAAGCTGAGGTTGAGATCTTTTTACCGAAGATTTACGCTCGCTTATTTTCACAATGCCTTTAAAATTATCACTGCTACCGTAAAGTTCGCTAAGAAATTCTTTCAATTCTTTTATTTGTTGCGGTGTTCTTGGTTTCACTTTAACCGCCATACCAAAACCGGTTTTTTGTTTTTCATAATTCGAAGAGAGAAGTGAAATGCTCATAAATTTCCTCTTATTTTAAATTTATTTCTACTGTTTAAAAACTCCTGAATAAATAAATTGATAGCATGTGGCAGGATAAATCCTTCATAAAAATAAAATTCACCATTATCACTGAAAAACCCGACTTAATGTTTCTTAATATTTTAAAATTGTAATTTATTAACTAATGTTTTATATTAATAAAATAGAAATTTTTTAATTAATTTTCAAGGTAGGAAAATGTTTTTATCGAGAATTAAAGAAGATATACAAACTATTTTTGACAATGATCCTGCAGCCAAAACCATTCTTGAGGTGATTATATGCTATCCGGGGCTTCATGCGATTTTGCTGCACAGAGCCGCACATAAATTATATGTGAATAAAGTTCCTCTTCTGCCGAGAATAATTTCAAATCTTTCCAGAATAATTACGGGCGTAGACATTCATCCGGGGGCAGAAATAGGCAGAAAGTTTTTTATAGACCACGGAATGGGTGTTGTTATTGGAGAAACTGCAATAATAGGCGATAATGTTTTGATTTATCAGGGTGTAACGCTTGGCGGTACAGGCAAAGAAACAGGCAAAAGACATCCAACTCTTAAAAATGATATTGTTGTAGGCTCAGGTGCAAAAATTCTTGGTAATATAACAATAGGAAACAATGTAAGAATTGGCGCAGGTTCTGTTGTTATAGAAGATGTTCCTGATGATTCAACGGTAGTAGGAATCCCCGGAAGAATAGTTGTTCATAAAGGTCAAAAAAGCCATAATTTGCAACACAATGTAATACCTGATCCGATAAAAGATGCTTTAGGAGAGCTTACCAGCGAAATAAAAGAGCTTAAACAAATAGTAAGACAGGATACAAATTGTTGTGAGTGTCCTAACGAAGAAAATGACGAAGAATATAACGATGGAGCAGGCATATAAATATGTCAAATAAAGAAAAACTTTTTAAAATAATCGACAACTTCAAAAATTTTAAAGTACTTGTCATAGGAGATATCATCCTTGATGAATATATCTGGGGAAAAGCCAGCAGACTTTCTCCTGAAGCCCCTGTGCCTGTGCTTGAAGTAAACAAATATTCTTATATCCTTGGAGGAGCGGCAAACGTTGCAAATAATATAAGAACTCTCGGAGGGAAGGTCTGTTTGGCAGGAATTGTCGGAAAAGATTCTTCTTCTGACAAACTTGAAGAAATTCTTTCAAAGAATAATATTGATATATCCTGTATTATTAAAGATGAAACACGCCCGACCACTATAAAAACAAGACTTATAACGCATAATCATCACCAGCTTGTCAGGTTTGACAGAGAGGTTAAAGACGAAATTTCTGAAAACACTGAGCTTGAAATTATCAAAAAAGTTTCTGAGTCTATAGAATCAATAGATTTGATTTTATTGTCAGATTATTCAAAAGGCGTACTGACCAATAAACTTACTCATGAGCTTATAAAACTTGCAAAACTTCATAAAAAGCCTGTTCTCGTTGACCCTAAAGGCTTAGATTACAGTAAATATTCGGGAGCAACCCTGATTACCCCAAACAGGCTGGAAGCAGAGACTGCAACGAAATCACCGGCCGGTACTACTCCTGAGATTCTGGCGCAAAAAGTAAAAGAACAGCTTGAACTTGATTATGTAATGGTTACTCTTGGAGAAGACGGTATTCTTCTTTATACTAACGGCGAAACAAAACAAATTCCTGCTGTAACCTCAGAAGTTTATGATGTAACAGGAGCGGGAGATTCCCTGATTTCAGGAATTTCGCTGGCATTACTTGCTTCTTACGGAGACGTGGAAGTTTCTATGGAGCTTGGAAATTATGCCGCAGGTGTTGCAGTCAGAAAAATCGGAACCACTGCTGTAACTCCAAAAGAATTAAAACATATTATCGAACTTCATCTTATGGAAAACGAAGAAGCAGAGGTTAATAGATAATACCCGTTCTTTGATTTCCCCCGGTTAAAGATGTACAAATTGCAATTACAATAAGGAAAAAGAGGAAAGCAAATGGGCGAAGTTGTCGAATTAAACCAACTTTTAAATATAATCAGCGAAGTGAAAAATCAAAATAAGACTATTATAACTACAAACGGCTGCTTTGATATAATCCATGCCGGTCATGTAAGATACCTGAAACACGCAAAAGAGCTTGGAGATGTTTTAGTGGTTTGTTTGAATTCGGATGAATCAGTACAAAGGCTCAAAGGCCCTACAAGACCGCTAAATCATCAGGATGACAGGGCAGAAGTCATGTCGGCTCTTTCTTCAGTAGATTATGTGGTGATTTTTAATGAAGATACGCCTATCAACATTCTTGATAAAATCAAACCCGATATCCATGTAAAAGGCGGGGATTATACGGAAGAAACTCTTCCTGAAACAGCTGTGATAAAGCAGGGCGGTGGGAAAATCCAGTTTATTCCCTTTGTTGAAGGACGTTCAACCACAAATATAATCAATAAGATTTCTCTTGCGGAGCGTGAGTAAAACCAGAAGCGGCTGTGATGAGCAGTCTTTGAAGATTAAACTCGTTCAGAATAATAATTAAATCGAACAATTACTTCTCGGCCTCTTTTTTTATAGATCTCATAATTTTTGTTGCATCACCTCTCATGGCTTTGCATATAAATTCAGGGATATAAAAGCCCGGGTCTGAATAAATCCTGTATGCGAGTATCGTTTTATCCTGATACGGAATCATTTCAAAGTAGCCATAAAGCTCTTTGAAAGCTCCTCCTGTTTTTTTAAATTTCATTCTTCTGAATTTCTCAGAACTGTCAAAAACAAGAACATAACTAAAACTTGGCAGCAAATCACATAATTTTACGGTTGTAACAACTTTTTGCTGTTCATTTTTTTCTTCAATAATACTTGCTCTTTTTATCTGATGAATAAACTTAGGGAGATTTTCCTTATCATCAAGCACATTCCATACTTTTCTGGTAGGTGCATTAATCAGTATTTTACTTTCAGATCCTTTCAATCCACCTCTTAATTGCAAACTAAGTGATTTTTGGAGAACAATTCCTCTTTCAAGACTGTCATATTCATCGGTTTGGATTGTTACGGCAAATGCAGTTTCAGAGAAAAGACAACTTAAAAACAAAAATAGTCCCAATAAAAATGAAAACAACCTATTCCTGTTCACAGGTTTTCTCCCATTCCATAAAAAATTATTTTAAATCTGTTTTTTTAAAGATTACATAAGCCGATTGAGCAGTATTTATTAAAAGCCTTTCAAAATAACTGATAAATAAAATGAATTGACATTAAATTATGATGTTGTTATATTAACCATGCGCTTCTATAGCGTGTGTTATTTATGTATAATAATTAAGAGAAAAGATAAAGGACGAGCAAATGCTTGCAATAGTTGAAACTTGTGGAAAACAATACGAAATACAAGAGGGCAGATATATTGACGTTGAGTTTTTAGGTAAAGACGAAAACGAAACTCTTGAACTCGATAAAGTTGTAATGATCGTAGCAGGAGACCAGTCACAAATCGGTCAGCCTTATCTTGAAGGTGCTACAGTAAAAGTAACCGTACTTAAAAACGGAAAAGACAAAAAAGTTCTTGTTTATAAACAAAGACGTAAAAAAGGCTATCGTAATAAAAACGGACACAGACAACAATTTTCCAGAATTATGATAGAAAGTATCGATTTCCCCGGAAAAGATTCTGTTTTAGCTGCTGAATCCTCTAAAGAAACAGTAATCAAAACTGAAACAAAAGAAAAAGCCCCTAAAGCTCCTAAAACTACTAAAAAAGCACCAGCAAAAAAAGTAGAAAAAATTGAAAAAATTGAAAAAGTAGAAGCTATAGAAACTGTGGAAACTGCTGTAGAAGTTGTAGAAACAGAAACAGAAAAAGAAGAAAATTAATTCGAAAAGGTGGTGAATCCTAATGGCTCATAAGAAGGGTGTAGGCTCAACAAAAAATGGTCGCGACAGTCATGCGCAGCGACTCGGTGTTAAAAAATATGGCGGTCAGCTTGTTAGATCAGGTAATATTTTAGTACGTCAGAGAGGAACAAAATTCCATCCCGGAAATAATGTCGGCATCGGTTCCGATGATACATTATTTGCAACTATTGATGGCGTTGTGACTTTTGAAAAACACAGAAGAGATAAAACTCAAATCAGCGTTTACGCTGTAGGTTAGTTTTTTTTCATAACAATTTAAAAGAAAAGCTGCTATTCGGCAGCTTTTTCTTTTGGTTCTTCTTTCTTTTTATCTTTAAGTTTTATGGAAACATTATCCCATCGTAAGTCTATATATTCGAATTCATCTTTTGTTTTTAAAGCTTCTGGAAGGACAGGAATAACTTTATCAATATTAGAAAAAATCGTGCTTCCATTTATTCCGCCTATTCTTAACTTAACATCTTTAAGTTGGACAAATACATCATCGGGGTTTCTTATGTCGAGATATTCAAGCTTCTGGTTTGTTGCATTCTCAATATAAAAAGCAAACTTGGTTAAATATTGCACCTGATTAGGCTTCCAAAGAGCAAATGGCGCATAAGTAAGCACTTTATAAGTTTCTTTTGATGAAGCCAAAGGCAGATATTCTTTGCCGATAATTTTGATGATGCCGTCATCATTTGTAAATACCGCAACAGGTTCTACTTTTGGAGTCGGTGCGATTGATAAAACAGGAGTTCTCTCATCAAGCACAATTCTTAGCCTGGCAGGAAACCAGTATCTCCTGACAAAAACTTTCTTAACAGGCGTTAACCCAAGTATACTATTTTCAATATATTTTGTGTTAACCAGATAAACAGGCTTATTAGGAATTTTAAGATTTTTAAGTTTAGAAAGTATTTGCCTTGCAGAAACAATTTTGTTCCCTTCAATTTCTAAA
This genomic window from bacterium contains:
- the cysE gene encoding serine O-acetyltransferase, translated to MFLSRIKEDIQTIFDNDPAAKTILEVIICYPGLHAILLHRAAHKLYVNKVPLLPRIISNLSRIITGVDIHPGAEIGRKFFIDHGMGVVIGETAIIGDNVLIYQGVTLGGTGKETGKRHPTLKNDIVVGSGAKILGNITIGNNVRIGAGSVVIEDVPDDSTVVGIPGRIVVHKGQKSHNLQHNVIPDPIKDALGELTSEIKELKQIVRQDTNCCECPNEENDEEYNDGAGI
- the rfaE1 gene encoding D-glycero-beta-D-manno-heptose-7-phosphate kinase, which codes for MSNKEKLFKIIDNFKNFKVLVIGDIILDEYIWGKASRLSPEAPVPVLEVNKYSYILGGAANVANNIRTLGGKVCLAGIVGKDSSSDKLEEILSKNNIDISCIIKDETRPTTIKTRLITHNHHQLVRFDREVKDEISENTELEIIKKVSESIESIDLILLSDYSKGVLTNKLTHELIKLAKLHKKPVLVDPKGLDYSKYSGATLITPNRLEAETATKSPAGTTPEILAQKVKEQLELDYVMVTLGEDGILLYTNGETKQIPAVTSEVYDVTGAGDSLISGISLALLASYGDVEVSMELGNYAAGVAVRKIGTTAVTPKELKHIIELHLMENEEAEVNR
- the rfaE2 gene encoding D-glycero-beta-D-manno-heptose 1-phosphate adenylyltransferase, with translation MGEVVELNQLLNIISEVKNQNKTIITTNGCFDIIHAGHVRYLKHAKELGDVLVVCLNSDESVQRLKGPTRPLNHQDDRAEVMSALSSVDYVVIFNEDTPINILDKIKPDIHVKGGDYTEETLPETAVIKQGGGKIQFIPFVEGRSTTNIINKISLAERE
- a CDS encoding SRPBCC family protein, translating into MNRNRLFSFLLGLFLFLSCLFSETAFAVTIQTDEYDSLERGIVLQKSLSLQLRGGLKGSESKILINAPTRKVWNVLDDKENLPKFIHQIKRASIIEEKNEQQKVVTTVKLCDLLPSFSYVLVFDSSEKFRRMKFKKTGGAFKELYGYFEMIPYQDKTILAYRIYSDPGFYIPEFICKAMRGDATKIMRSIKKEAEK
- the rplU gene encoding 50S ribosomal protein L21: MLAIVETCGKQYEIQEGRYIDVEFLGKDENETLELDKVVMIVAGDQSQIGQPYLEGATVKVTVLKNGKDKKVLVYKQRRKKGYRNKNGHRQQFSRIMIESIDFPGKDSVLAAESSKETVIKTETKEKAPKAPKTTKKAPAKKVEKIEKIEKVEAIETVETAVEVVETETEKEEN
- the rpmA gene encoding 50S ribosomal protein L27, translating into MAHKKGVGSTKNGRDSHAQRLGVKKYGGQLVRSGNILVRQRGTKFHPGNNVGIGSDDTLFATIDGVVTFEKHRRDKTQISVYAVG
- a CDS encoding FtsQ-type POTRA domain-containing protein, which codes for MNQISPDKETQVINSYNKRKLGQLKKRRELRKSKIILTRFRFFARIFAICFLIWAFSIIVQLPQWYLNKNIFISYPNKYLEIEGNKIVSARQILSKLKNLKIPNKPVYLVNTKYIENSILGLTPVKKVFVRRYWFPARLRIVLDERTPVLSIAPTPKVEPVAVFTNDDGIIKIIGKEYLPLASSKETYKVLTYAPFALWKPNQVQYLTKFAFYIENATNQKLEYLDIRNPDDVFVQLKDVKLRIGGINGSTIFSNIDKVIPVLPEALKTKDEFEYIDLRWDNVSIKLKDKKKEEPKEKAAE